The following coding sequences lie in one Rutidosis leptorrhynchoides isolate AG116_Rl617_1_P2 chromosome 4, CSIRO_AGI_Rlap_v1, whole genome shotgun sequence genomic window:
- the LOC139841929 gene encoding uncharacterized protein — MKLWERVIDTKLRRETKMTENQLDFMPGRSSIEAIHIIKNLMEKYREKQKNLHMAFLDLKKAYECVPRELIWKILNDRGIPSSYIRAIQDMYDGAKSCVRTHDSIPWCLIFVDDIVLVSEIKEELNRRLGQWREVLERNGLRDSRQKTENLRCTLR; from the exons atgaagctttgggagagagtgatcgATACTAAGCTTCGACGTGAGACAAAGATGACTGAGAACCAATTAGATTTCATGCCAGGGCGTTCTTCGATTGAGGCGATTCATATCATTAAgaaccttatggagaagtatagagaaaagcaaaagaacTTACACATGGCGTTCTTAGACTTGAAAAAAGCATATGAATGTGTTCCACGTGAGTTGATATGGAAGATCCTCAATGATCGGGGTATCCCAAGTAGTTACATCAGAGCTATTCAAGATATGTATGACGGTGCAAAGTCTTGTGTTCGGACGCAT GACAGCATCCCATGGTGCTTGATTTTTGTTGATGATATTGTTTTAGTATCAGAAATCAAGGAGGAGCTAAATAGAAGACTTGGGCAATGGAGGGAggtcttagaaagaaatggtttaCGAGACAGTAGACAAAAAACTGAAAATCTTAGATGCACACTCAGGTAG